TAATAACCCCACAAACTAGAGCTGCACCTCAACTACTTCCGACCAAGATATCTCCACTTATTCAGCAGATATCCCGTATTCGACATATGATCTAGCCTCAAGGGGCTGAAGAAAAGGAACCCGGATAGATGCGGTAGTTGATGAATCGAAAGAAGTGATCCATGTTGTGGGCTCCGATTTCGCTCGGTTTATCTATAAGATGTATGCCTCCAGGCATTCTCCCTGCATCATTTTGCATCAAACAGTTACTTGTATAACAGTCTTCTGACAATCGTATTCAAACTAGATTTGGAAGAGTAGTTACTATGGAGTATCATCCTGAAACCTCTGCCCTACATGCCGACGATGAGTTGGATGTGACCAATGATGTGGCACCTCCTCTCCATGTGGCAAGCACTTTTAGGTTTCCCTCAGAGCCTGCGCAACTCGTTCCATTAAGGCATCGAAGTGTAAGTTGCAACTACCTTCTAATTCCCCCATATATAGAAGACTGACTGAAAGATTACTCGCAGGCAGAAGACAAGAGCCACGTTTACGCTCGTCTGACAAATCCCAACACAACCAGATTCGAAACGGTACTTACGTCTCTTCTCAAGGCGCCCTCATTGACATATACATCTGGACTGGCAGCTTTATTAGGTGTATTGTTTTGCCTTAAGCCTCGTCAGATATCCATTGGCAAAGGATATCCCGGATGCCATGGAACAATCGCGCTCGTCAGTGGCCTAAATggaatgaagaagctgccttTGGACTGCTCAACAGAAGAGCTTGAGACAGGAGATGTCATCTTCCTGGAGACTCCTGTCAATCCTACTGGTGTCGCTATGAATATCCAGGATTTCGCTAATAAGGCACACTCAAGGGGCGCCATCTTAGTCGTGGATGCCACGTTTGGCCCTCCAGGACTTCAAGACCCATTCATACATGGTGCCGACATTGTACTTCACTCCGGGACCAAATATCTTGGAGGACACAGTGACATGCTCTGTGGTGTCGTTGCAACAAATAATCGAGAGTGGTATACGCAGTTGAAGAAAGaacgcttcttcttgggcggcGTGATGGGCAGTCTTGAGGGCTGGCTTGGCGTTCGCAGCATGAgaactcttcatcttcgagtTGTACGACAGAGCGAAACGACCACAAAATTGGTTCAATGGCTCAGCACAGCCCTCAAAGCTGATGAAACCAATGGGGTGCAAGCAAAATCGGAATCACAAATTATTAAGACTACTCTTGCCAGCATCACCCACGCATCTCTCCAGGTGGCTGATCTGGAACAAGGATGGCTCAAGTCTCAAATGCCTAACGGCTTTGGACCCGTCTTCTCTATATGCCTAAAATCTCGAAATATGGCTAATAGGTTCCCAAGCAAGTTGAAGCTGTTCTCTCATTCAACTAGTCTTGGTGGAGTTGAGAGCCTGATTGAGTGGAGGACCATGACAGATCCTGAAGCGGATCCTACGCTGCTCCGTGTTAGCATTGGAGTAGAACACTGGGAGGACCTTAAGACTGATATGTTGCAAGCTTTTAAGGCTGTcttggaagaggaaaaagaatgaTATGTAGACGGCGATATCTTCTCTCGTGTAACCGTTACCATAATAGAGTTGAAACGAAAAGACTTTTCCCTGCAATATGACAAAAATGATGCTTAATATTACTGTGAAGATTTAACAACACATCTTATCTTTGATGCTACATTATGACGCTGAACAATGTCTATatttttggggggttttCTATCTAAGCCTATTCTAAGCTTCACTATATGAGAGTTACAACAGGCAGTCGAGTTGATCGCTGGATAACAGCAATGGGTTACTTCCAATAAGTCAGCAGCAACTGTGGCATCTCAGTTGCACGTAACAGTCGTAGGCTTGGAAACATAGGTGTCCGCCAATGAATGCTGCTCGTTCAAGCTTGTGTCCACCAACTTCGGGGCAGCAAAGATGACGGAGCTTCCCATGACTGGTGCATATTTCTTCACTGCTACCGGACGGAGCCCAGCACGGTCGAGGATAGAATCCCACTGTGACGCAGTCCGCTCGGAAGATCCAAATAGTGTGTACATCTGGAGATCAAGGCCTGCAGGCCAGACATGAGATCCTTGATCGGCAATGACAACTTCATCAATTAGCACCAGTGAATCAGCCGACATGGACGGCACAATGTTAGACAGGATCTGAGCCGCCTTATCGTCATCCCAGTTGTGCAGAATGGCTCGCAGGTAATAATACTTGGCTCCTTTAACCACAGTTAGTTACTTATCCAAGTTCAAATATTCGAAACACAAGACTTACCCTTGACGGGTTGTGTGTTGAAGAAATCGTGTGCCATCAGCTGGAATCCCTTGACGTCCGAGGCATTTTTGATCGTCTCCTCACGGTCCTGAACCACCACTCGACCAGCCAGTTCAGGATACTTGGCCAGTAAATGCTTTGCTTGGTGGCCGGTGTTACCGCCAATATCCACGAATACCGGACCTTCGTGATCACTGATCACAGCAGATTCGAGCGGGATCACATCGAGACAGTTACCTTCTTTGGGGATACCCATGAGGCTTTGGAAATCCTTCAACAGGTCTGGATGCTGCTTCAACCAAGGGAAGAGGTCCAGTTCCGTATTGAGACCCTTTTGAAGAGCAGAAGCCTGTGGTCGGTTTTGGTATCCCGTCTCCTTTAGGAAGTCGGGCAGCGCTTGGAAGGCAGGGCTGCTGACTGCATGGAAGAAGCGCATGGGGCTCTCGATTCGAGGATCTGCCAAAGCGTATGTCATCTTCCTGGCCACATATTGATCCGGAGCAGTCTCTGCCGCAAGGCGATTGGCAACCAAGTAGCGCATGATGCGGCCAACAAGAGTCGGGTCAGCCATGGTGGGCTTGGCCAGCTCTTCGGAAGACAAAGGCGTCTTGCTCTCCGCTAGAGACTTGAAGACTCCGAGATCACCACCAATCTTGATAAGTGCAATTTGCCGACCCTGTTTGAGGAACATCATTAGCAACACGTCGATGACAAGTAATATTGTTTTTCTCTATGTACTTACAGCATTGAGGAAGCGCAGCATACTGTCGTAAGGAGTTTCAAGTTCCTCTGCAGATTCTTGCAACGACGCAATCAAGCGGTGCCTGTTGGATTCATCAAGGGATGCTGGCGGGATACTCTTCTCGGAAGCCACGAGGCCTGCCATGAGACTTGCAACTGACTGGTCTTTATTTTTGCTGTTCCCATTCAAAAGCTTGTCCCCGTTAGTGGCGTCATTGTTGTGAGTCTCGCTGATCCCATTGGTCTCAACATGACCATTTTGCAATGTCTTCTTCGCACCTTTCGACTCACCGTTCAGGAATGAAAGTGGGTCATGACGCGTGAAGCTGACTTCTGCTTTCTTAGCGGCGGTCAACCCCAGTTGACCATG
The sequence above is drawn from the Trichoderma breve strain T069 chromosome 5, whole genome shotgun sequence genome and encodes:
- a CDS encoding cys/Met metabolism PLP-dependent enzyme domain-containing protein, which encodes MEYHPETSALHADDELDVTNDVAPPLHVASTFRFPSEPAQLVPLRHRSAEDKSHVYARLTNPNTTRFETVLTSLLKAPSLTYTSGLAALLGVLFCLKPRQISIGKGYPGCHGTIALVSGLNGMKKLPLDCSTEELETGDVIFLETPVNPTGVAMNIQDFANKAHSRGAILVVDATFGPPGLQDPFIHGADIVLHSGTKYLGGHSDMLCGVVATNNREWYTQLKKERFFLGGVMGSLEGWLGVRSMRTLHLRVVRQSETTTKLVQWLSTALKADETNGVQAKSESQIIKTTLASITHASLQVADLEQGWLKSQMPNGFGPVFSICLKSRNMANRFPSKLKLFSHSTSLGGVESLIEWRTMTDPEADPTLLRVSIGVEHWEDLKTDMLQAFKAVLEEEKE